The DNA sequence TCCGGCCATCATGCACGTATAGAAGAGTGGCGCAGAAAAAAGGCTCTTGAAAAAACAAAAAGAGAAAGGCCGGATCTCCTTGACAGGGAGACTAAAGATAAATTTTAAAAAAAGTGAAAGTTTAATATTTTAGATACTTAGGAGGTTAGTTCAGATGGATCCCCTTGATATGGTAACAGCAGATCAGCTTAAAACAGATATCCCGGAATTCGAGGCGGGAGATAATGTTGCGGTGCATTACAAAGTAATTGAAGGTGACAAAGAACGTATACAGATTTTTAAAGGTCTGGTAATAAAGAAAAAGGGAAAAGGTATTAACAGGACTTTTACTGTGCGGAAGATTTCAGGAGGAGTCGGAGTTGAACGTGTATTTCCTCTTTTTTCACCGCGGATTGCAAAGATTGAAAGAACAAGAAGAGGCAAGGTACGCCGTGCGAAACTTTATTATATCCGAAAACTTCGCGGTAAAGCCGCAAGAATTGAGGAGCGCAGATAAGTTATTCCCTTTCTCTAATGGATTATAAGGCCGAGTACAAAATTACAGATGTGCTTGGCCTTTTTAAATTAAAAAGTAAAAAGCAGAATTGCTCAGGGTGTAATTTTGTTCAGCAGCGAATTTGTCAATAAATTAAAAACAGCCAAAGAAGTAATAAATTTGCCTTCGGGAAAAGCCCTTCCGGAAATTTTAACAAGGGCATGGGGAGAATCTGCCCTGTGAATCAAATTAAAGAAAAATTATCCAGAATTCCTCAGAC is a window from the bacterium genome containing:
- the rplS gene encoding 50S ribosomal protein L19, producing the protein MDPLDMVTADQLKTDIPEFEAGDNVAVHYKVIEGDKERIQIFKGLVIKKKGKGINRTFTVRKISGGVGVERVFPLFSPRIAKIERTRRGKVRRAKLYYIRKLRGKAARIEERR